A DNA window from Ctenopharyngodon idella isolate HZGC_01 chromosome 10, HZGC01, whole genome shotgun sequence contains the following coding sequences:
- the fut10 gene encoding alpha-(1,3)-fucosyltransferase 10 isoform X2, whose protein sequence is MVIEQLGRFEQAAHSQQFTHIQAARAIEVPYPVIVWWSPLTGELGRLGECGRNRCFFTVNKSYHSHPQTKAFLFYGTDFSIESLPLPRHEQHQWALFHEESPKNNYKLFHEPLITLFNHTASFSRHAHLPLTTQHLEGINALTAQTHLLSLAYKNRLRKTLAPVVYVQSDCDPPSDRDVYIQELMQHIQVDSYGQCLHNKDLPPHLRDSTAMDDQNFYQILTQYKFILAFENAICDDYITEKLWRALKLGVVPVYYGAPNVHMWLPDSRSAIVVDPNEPPKKLAQYIKMLDKNDWEYLKYLEWKLKREISNVNLVTALKERQWGVQDIGQDNFIDVFECMVCNRVWENIHRQEKKLPSKVWRAEESHLKCPSPKLFDFAVSSSSSLRQMWRASYEQSKKEARALGLMLRRNRNFTVTQFWREVFTDREETDN, encoded by the exons ATG GTTATTGAGCAGTTAGGACGGTTTGAGCAGGCTGCACACAGCCAGCAGTTCACACACATACAAGCCGCCCGGGCGATAGAGGTCCCGTACCCTGTCATTGTGTGGTGGTCTCCTCTGACCGGAGAACTGGGACGTCTCGGAGAGTGTGGCCGTAACAGGTGTTTCTTTACTGTTAACAAGTCCTATCATTCCCATCCACAGACAAAAGCTTTTCTTTTCTATG GTACCGATTTCAGCATTGAGAGTCTCCCTCTTCCTAGACATGAGCAGCACCAGTGGGCACTGTTTCATGAGGAGTCACCCAAGAATAACTACAAGCTTTTTCATGAGCCACTCATTACCCTGTTCAACCACACAGCAAGCTTCAGCCGGCACGCTCATCTGCCTCTCACCACGCAGCACCTGGAGGGCATCAACGCTCTCACCGCACAAACACACCTGCTTTCTCTGGCCTACAAAAACCGCCTGAGGAAAACTCTGGCGCCTGTGGTGTATGTCCAGTCAGACTGCGACCCACCATCTGATAGAGATGTTTACATTCAAGAGCTGATGCAGCACATTCAAGTGGACTCGTACGGACAGTGTCTTCATAATAAAGACCTGCCTCCTCACCTGAGAGACTCTACTGCAATGGACGATCAGAATTTCTACCAGATCCTCACCCAGTACAAGTTCATCCTGGCCTTTGAGAATGCCATCTGTGATGACTATATCACTGAGAAGCTGTGGAGGGCGCTCAAGCTAGGTGTTGTGCCAGTGTACTACGGAGCACCTAACGTACACATGTGGTTGCCAGATAGCAGGAGTGCGATCGTGGTCGATCCCAATGAGCCGCCGAAGAAGCTCGCTCAGTATATAAAGATGCTGGACAAGAATGACTGGGAATATCTGAAATATCTGGAGTGGAAGCTCAAGCGTGAAATCTCGAATGTGAATCTGGTGACCGCACTGAAGGAACGTCAGTGGGGTGTTCAGGATATCGGTCAAGATAACTTCATTGACGTCTTTGAGTGCATGGTGTGCAACAGGGTCTGGGAGAATATCCACAGGCAGGAAAAG AAGCTGCCTTCTAAAGTTTGGCGAGCTGAAGAAAGCCACCTCAAGTGCCcatctccaaaactgtttgACTTTGCCGTGAGCTCAAGCTCATCTCTTCGGCAGATGTGGAGAGCCAGTTATGAACAATCCAAGAAAGAAGCCAGAGCGCTCGGTCTGATGCTTCGCAGGAACAGAAACTTCACTGTCACGCAGTTCTGGAGAGAAGTGTTTACAGACCGAGAGGAAACAGATAACTGA
- the fut10 gene encoding alpha-(1,3)-fucosyltransferase 10 isoform X1: MWRISVKKRCAFCLCASAFVFLIMTFQVIEQLGRFEQAAHSQQFTHIQAARAIEVPYPVIVWWSPLTGELGRLGECGRNRCFFTVNKSYHSHPQTKAFLFYGTDFSIESLPLPRHEQHQWALFHEESPKNNYKLFHEPLITLFNHTASFSRHAHLPLTTQHLEGINALTAQTHLLSLAYKNRLRKTLAPVVYVQSDCDPPSDRDVYIQELMQHIQVDSYGQCLHNKDLPPHLRDSTAMDDQNFYQILTQYKFILAFENAICDDYITEKLWRALKLGVVPVYYGAPNVHMWLPDSRSAIVVDPNEPPKKLAQYIKMLDKNDWEYLKYLEWKLKREISNVNLVTALKERQWGVQDIGQDNFIDVFECMVCNRVWENIHRQEKKLPSKVWRAEESHLKCPSPKLFDFAVSSSSSLRQMWRASYEQSKKEARALGLMLRRNRNFTVTQFWREVFTDREETDN; the protein is encoded by the exons ATGTGGCGAATCTCTGTTAAAAAACGTTGTGCTTTTTGTCTCTGCGCGAGTgcgtttgtgtttttaatcatgACATTTCAG GTTATTGAGCAGTTAGGACGGTTTGAGCAGGCTGCACACAGCCAGCAGTTCACACACATACAAGCCGCCCGGGCGATAGAGGTCCCGTACCCTGTCATTGTGTGGTGGTCTCCTCTGACCGGAGAACTGGGACGTCTCGGAGAGTGTGGCCGTAACAGGTGTTTCTTTACTGTTAACAAGTCCTATCATTCCCATCCACAGACAAAAGCTTTTCTTTTCTATG GTACCGATTTCAGCATTGAGAGTCTCCCTCTTCCTAGACATGAGCAGCACCAGTGGGCACTGTTTCATGAGGAGTCACCCAAGAATAACTACAAGCTTTTTCATGAGCCACTCATTACCCTGTTCAACCACACAGCAAGCTTCAGCCGGCACGCTCATCTGCCTCTCACCACGCAGCACCTGGAGGGCATCAACGCTCTCACCGCACAAACACACCTGCTTTCTCTGGCCTACAAAAACCGCCTGAGGAAAACTCTGGCGCCTGTGGTGTATGTCCAGTCAGACTGCGACCCACCATCTGATAGAGATGTTTACATTCAAGAGCTGATGCAGCACATTCAAGTGGACTCGTACGGACAGTGTCTTCATAATAAAGACCTGCCTCCTCACCTGAGAGACTCTACTGCAATGGACGATCAGAATTTCTACCAGATCCTCACCCAGTACAAGTTCATCCTGGCCTTTGAGAATGCCATCTGTGATGACTATATCACTGAGAAGCTGTGGAGGGCGCTCAAGCTAGGTGTTGTGCCAGTGTACTACGGAGCACCTAACGTACACATGTGGTTGCCAGATAGCAGGAGTGCGATCGTGGTCGATCCCAATGAGCCGCCGAAGAAGCTCGCTCAGTATATAAAGATGCTGGACAAGAATGACTGGGAATATCTGAAATATCTGGAGTGGAAGCTCAAGCGTGAAATCTCGAATGTGAATCTGGTGACCGCACTGAAGGAACGTCAGTGGGGTGTTCAGGATATCGGTCAAGATAACTTCATTGACGTCTTTGAGTGCATGGTGTGCAACAGGGTCTGGGAGAATATCCACAGGCAGGAAAAG AAGCTGCCTTCTAAAGTTTGGCGAGCTGAAGAAAGCCACCTCAAGTGCCcatctccaaaactgtttgACTTTGCCGTGAGCTCAAGCTCATCTCTTCGGCAGATGTGGAGAGCCAGTTATGAACAATCCAAGAAAGAAGCCAGAGCGCTCGGTCTGATGCTTCGCAGGAACAGAAACTTCACTGTCACGCAGTTCTGGAGAGAAGTGTTTACAGACCGAGAGGAAACAGATAACTGA